A genomic segment from Triticum dicoccoides isolate Atlit2015 ecotype Zavitan chromosome 1A, WEW_v2.0, whole genome shotgun sequence encodes:
- the LOC119278144 gene encoding uncharacterized protein LOC119278144 isoform X2, with the protein MGPTQILMFGVSLGLICHVATDTSRTRINVVESNEEYMTEEPFEHRNSEKDVVSSNVQEMATNDEGFTYFDDADADENEEAENSETKERKKRKLKYIWNLPKVDRLVGWVPPEFKCS; encoded by the exons ATGGGTCCTACCCAGATTCTTATGTTCGGTGTCTCTCTCGGATTGATT TGTCATGTTGCAACAGATACGTCACGGACAAGAATTAACGTTGTTGAATCAAATGAAGAATATATGACGGAAGAACCGTTCGAACATCGTAATTCTGAAAAAGATGTCGTATCATCTAATGTCCAAGAAATGGCTACTAATGATGAAGGCTTCACATATTTTGATGATGCTGATGCGGATGAAAATGAAGAAG CTGAAAATTCAGAAACAAAAGAGCGTAAGAAGAGGAAGCTAAAATATATTTGGAACCTTCCAAAGGTGGATCGCTTAGTTGGTTGGGTGCCACCT GAATTTAAGTGTTCTTGA
- the LOC119278144 gene encoding uncharacterized protein LOC119278144 isoform X1 yields the protein MGPTQILMFGVSLGLICHVATDTSRTRINVVESNEEYMTEEPFEHRNSEKDVVSSNVQEMATNDEGFTYFDDADADENEEAENSETKERKKRKLKYIWNLPKVDRLVGWVPPVRVLELISYDPFVLSGYFDFI from the exons ATGGGTCCTACCCAGATTCTTATGTTCGGTGTCTCTCTCGGATTGATT TGTCATGTTGCAACAGATACGTCACGGACAAGAATTAACGTTGTTGAATCAAATGAAGAATATATGACGGAAGAACCGTTCGAACATCGTAATTCTGAAAAAGATGTCGTATCATCTAATGTCCAAGAAATGGCTACTAATGATGAAGGCTTCACATATTTTGATGATGCTGATGCGGATGAAAATGAAGAAG CTGAAAATTCAGAAACAAAAGAGCGTAAGAAGAGGAAGCTAAAATATATTTGGAACCTTCCAAAGGTGGATCGCTTAGTTGGTTGGGTGCCACCTGTAAGAGTGCTTGAACTCATTTCATATGATCCCTTTGTTTTGTCTGGTTACTTTGATTTTATCTAA